tttcatttttaaaacacTGCAGAAAATCAAGCTCTAAATATTAACCACCAATCAATATCTAGAGACTAGAGGTGAAGGATGTACCTGTTCGGCATACATGGCAAGTTTCTCCTTCAAAATGCAGTCAGAGTTGGCCATGGGATTTAATTCTTGAGAAGGCAAATACATGCCATTGTCTAAACTTGTCTTCTTTACCACAAAACCTTCGTTGCACTTGAGATTCAGTACCATATCTATGTCCGCAATTTGATCCAATATCTCCTGCAAAGCTTAATAATTTGAGACTCTTCACATATTAGAATAACAAGATATTTTTCTGAATATCTACAGCATATCTTTCAAATCAGACTAATCGTCGATGCAAAAGGATATAATTTGATGAGGAAAGAATGATACTGAGACGAGGAGGGGAAGAACTGACAGCTTGAATCGCGGTTCGAGGAATTCCATCTAAAATGAAGCCGGTTTCACCTCTGCAATACCCTTCCTCTAGCCTTTTCGATAAAAGCCCAAATATCACATCTTCTGGAACTAATTTTCCTTGGTTCACTGCGTTTGCAATCTAGTTCAACACCAAAAAtcatcaatataaaaaaaattgcttcAATCGATAAATACAAGGGCGAAAACAACAAGACGAGAAATGAAACCATTTTATAGAGAGGGGAATTAGGGTTGAGCTCCTGGCGAACGAGAGATCCCATGGATATGTGAGGCACGTGGAGAAGCTTGGAGAGGCGTTGTGCGTATACGTGTCGGCGGACCAAAGGATCGCCAATGATCACCCACTGCACACCTCTCCCCGGCGTCTCCCAGCCGTCGGATTCCTCCATTCCTCGGCGGTGCGGCTCCGGCCCTGTCTCCTCCTCGGCATCGTAAGAGTAGTAATAATCGTAATCGAGCTGAGCGGCAGCTGATCCATAACCGCGGCGCAGCGGAGAAGAGAGGCGCGCAGCCAGTGCACCGAGGCGGCGCGTGAACACTGACATGGCGGCGAGGGTTCACGAGAAAAGGTAAACGGAGAAAGCACGcacgcgcgcacacacacacacagagacaGAGAGGGTTTGTGGAGGGCACGATTTGGGGTTTTAGAGCAATCCCCGATTTTCATTTGCCACTGATTTCATCCCAATATTACATCTTCTGCCACCGTCCCACCTTATTGGAGAGGGGCCAcactttttgaaaaattgaTTTAGGTAAAAACACTAAGGAGCTGTTCAGATTCATAGATATACCAAGAATTGGGGTCAATTCTTGAGAAATTCTCCCGTTcatagatttattacttcaaaGCCCTAGAAAAGACAAAAGCCCGCACTATTTACTCATGAAATGACCAATTTTAAAACACGGCTCAGAGGTAGTTTTTGTATCTGGGAAAGTTGCCCACACCCAGAATTGAAGGAAAAATTACATTTCTACCCATGTGAATCTTATAGATTGAAGACAAGAATGAGAAATGTGTAAGGGCTTTTTTGGTCAACATCCTCAAATAAGTAGCTGTCTTTTTCTAAAATATGTGGCCAAAACTTGTTCCGTGAACATGCAAATTGAATTCTTTAGTGGTGGGTCCTACCTCCAAATTCTAGCCAAGATTTATTTCTTGGCTTTAACATATAGGAGAAAGTGAactgactcaactttattttacccaaataatacccgcaagtgtacggggttatcgtagcaaatagcaagcaagagtatatcgtatcccacagagacaattaagtgtcaACCTAAATACCACGAactaatttcaactactatccagacgatcagaaattttggttttaaaactaacaactactgaaAACATGTAAATGAAGAGATTAAAGTAGAACACTtaacaagaaagcaattaagaaagctgtgtaagatgatggagaaatatgcagaattcaaggatccgatgcacaactcatagcctaaccaAATTAACACCgttttaccatttaaagtctccagaattgttgaatcaatcacaattgtagattaaaccccctcccgatgtgagaaatctgtagattaggtgtaataagcgaagtccccttctaaatcttagacctaactcccaaaagtttgattagactaaagatcccactcataatctcaactctcccgagtttttattgaattaaggtgtgaattattcctctttcaagattaaatatttcatcttccgattactctaagaaatcctacactcccaattggtgatcaagcaattgataggaaaaagcacgagaataattcaaacaattacaagagcaagataaaaacgaaattaattggattaaaactatgaatcaatgcatcttcaccaagaattctacataaAGTGTTTAGTTACTCATAttcaaagtagaaaacaaataaaaactaaGGCAAACAATAGAATTCATGATACGGATTACAAATGGCGgaggaattgaagcttgaatcttcaatcttatTCCAAGCGTGCTtcctagagagagagtgtgtgttttgCGGCTGGTTCAGAATCCCCTTTCATTGCCCTaacttttctctttttatttcccTTCAGAAAAATCACGTCTGGGCTAAAAATCGTCAGTCAGACGGACCCGGCCgagtggaattattgcacataaaatccacccggtcgggcagaagtctctggactctttatgaacaaaattggccacccggccgggtggaattattgcacataaaattcacccggccgggtagctcccggcagtccgcgcggctttcgtagatcggccatatctctctcatccgaactccgattggggcgtgtgaggtacccacgcgaagctctttcgatgatgaagacaatggtactctcaaaataggatttggaccccatattgataggcagattaacgtttgaagcagaccccagtcacggcttggctcattttgactcttttttacctattttaacttcaaacactggataaactcatcaaagcacctttatagtgaaatatggacgtaaactcaagtaatatgcatttaaacaccaattatcatcacgtttaacgcccaataaaacagttaaaatacgaGTTTATCATGAACACGccctaagagcacccgcaacgcgggctgCCGGCATTCCgtgtgccgttccgccggaacgacTTTGTAGTGGAACGTGTTGCGGAGCATGGGAAGTTTTTGTAGCGGAACGCGTTCCGTGTGCCGTTCCGCCGGCGTTCCGTGTGCCGTTCCGTGTGTCGAGGttccgttcccatgccgtgccgggtgccgatgGAACGACTCGCGGCACggtctgtgccgccacgcgcttcggcgacgtggctctcccccgcgtcgtgcgtgacgcccatcgccggcccgcgagtgggcgacgTCACGTGTTGAcgtaataattatttttttaaaaaaattcgatttttataaaaaaaaaattaacggtattattaccgttttttatttatttttatttttttattttcttattctataaatactcctaattcatcctcattccACAcgcaactacacatctattcttcctaaatcaacttcatttcctctccaattttcatattcaatctcttcacaaaatgcccggcgacggcaactacggcggtggcggctccggtgggtgggatctcaactcgttcggcgattgggagaccatgtacaacacacttggtggttccggttcgtcgacgccgggcacccaggggtcggcgacgccgggtgggtaccaaccacccactttcgatgtggatgcatacgctcgaccCTCCGCCTCGCGGCCT
This sequence is a window from Salvia splendens isolate huo1 chromosome 5, SspV2, whole genome shotgun sequence. Protein-coding genes within it:
- the LOC121805558 gene encoding probable adenylate kinase 7, mitochondrial — translated: MSVFTRRLGALAARLSSPLRRGYGSAAAQLDYDYYYSYDAEEETGPEPHRRGMEESDGWETPGRGVQWVIIGDPLVRRHVYAQRLSKLLHVPHISMGSLVRQELNPNSPLYKMIANAVNQGKLVPEDVIFGLLSKRLEEGYCRGETGFILDGIPRTAIQAEILDQIADIDMVLNLKCNEGFVVKKTSLDNGMYLPSQELNPMANSDCILKEKLAMYAEQMKPVEEYYKQQKKLVNFQVAGAPADTWEGLLAALQLQHMAPNSSHKLTA